The following are encoded in a window of Phragmites australis chromosome 22, lpPhrAust1.1, whole genome shotgun sequence genomic DNA:
- the LOC133905146 gene encoding uncharacterized protein LOC133905146, translating to MAGSKATYPLLLLLATVAVVAAESSVGGNGTSSPTAYEMLERYDLPRGILPEGVEGYVLRPDGTFEVYFPRACEFLLSHKWLVRYDARVSGSAAAGSLTALEGISVKVLFLWLSVGEVDRAGDRLSFYIGPVATSFPLGDFAESPRCRGYDRAGVAAASS from the coding sequence ATGGCCGGCAGCAAGGCCACCtacccgctcctcctcctactgGCCACCGTCGCCGTGGTCGCCGCGGAGTCGTCGGTGGGCGGCAACGGCACGTCGTCGCCGACAGCGTACGAGATGCTGGAGCGGTACGACTTACCGCGGGGCATCCTGCCGGAGGGCGTGGAGGGGTACGTGCTCCGCCCGGACGGCACCTTCGAGGTGTACTTCCCGCGTGCCTGCGAGTTTCTGCTGTCGCACAAGTGGCTGGTCCGCTACGACGCGCGCGTCTCCGGCTCCGCCGCGGCGGGCTCGCTGACGGCGCTGGAGGGGATATCGGTGAAGGTGCTGTTCCTGTGGCTCTCCGTCGGCGAGGTCGACCGCGCCGGGGACCGGCTCAGCTTCTACATCGGCCCCGTCGCGACGTCGTTCCCGCTCGGCGACTTCGCCGAGAGCCCGCGCTGCCGCGGCTACGACCGCGCCGGCGTCGCGGCAGCGTCGTCGTGA